In a genomic window of Clavelina lepadiformis chromosome 7, kaClaLepa1.1, whole genome shotgun sequence:
- the LOC143465267 gene encoding interferon-induced protein 44-like, translated as MGNGAAKRSGAAINSKLALLSSSGLLKLQWRPLEWDEQTRYQLIEAIKCYAPLSQIGVPCARILLLGHVNVGKSSYFNTVNSIFRNHVTGQAPVGSPRDQRSVTTKMRGYQVRNGREGKILNLKIVDTMGLEEERKKGFDPSELSYILDGHVPDNHKFDPAGNISAEMPGYLKAPRLEDKIHCCVFVLDASEIHNLKDNLSQKFSDMRLKITGRGIPLLVLVTKIDRVCNQVGADLSLVYRSIIIQNLIAEASLKIGVPVSHILPIKNYTHEIELDTYVDVLALSALQQMLRFTDNYFDECIVQTKLGYVQPDTSSNDLWTRQATLRTANGGSHQAKQAWTVSGSVATPNGVLGRLGGPSVQSTPLGRSIFNQNNVVTPIGTMATGDVGKKREPQILEESVEDVQKDEPSPQVDKKIEDPISPLKIEMNGESPNQMTVQVAA; from the exons ATGGGTAATGGTGCTGCCAAAA GATCGGGCGCTGCCATAAATAGCAAGTTAGCCT TGTTATCCAGCAGTGGTTTGCTGAAGTTGCAGTGGCGTCCATTGGAATGGGATGAACA GACAAGATACCAGCTCATTGAAGCGATTAAATGTTACGCTCCTCTTTCACAAATTGGAGTTCCTTGCGCAAGAATCCTCCTACTGGGCCACGTAAATGTGGGGAAGTCATCTTACTTCAACACGGTTAATTCGATTTTTCGAAATCACGTGACGGGTCAGGCCCCAGTCGGTAGTCCACGTGACCAGCGATCAGTTACAACTAAG ATGAGAGGATATCAAGTTAGGAACGGGAGGGAAGgaaaaatacttaatttaaaaattgtggACACGATGGGACTGGAGGaggaaagaaaaaaaggaTTTGATCCCTCAGAACTTTCTTATATTCTTGATGGACATGTCCCTGATAATCATAAG TTTGATCCTGCTGGAAACATCTCAGCGGAAATGCCAGGCTACCTGAAAGCACCTAGACTTGAAGACAAAATTCATTGTTGCGTTTTTGTGCTGGACGCGAGTGAAATACATAACCTGAAGGATAATCTTTCACAGAAATTTTCTGACATGAGATTAAAAATAACTGGGAGAg GCATTCCATTGCTTGTGCTTGTCACCAAAATTGATCGTGTCTGCAATCAAGTGGGTGCtgatctttcattggtttataGAAGCATCATCATACAAAATTTAATCGCCGAG GCGAGCTTGAAAATTGGAGTTCCAGTAAGTCATATTCTGCCGATTAAGAACTACACACACGAAATTGAACTTGACACTTACGTTGATGTGTTGGCTCTGAGCGCTTTGCAGCAGATGTTACGCTTCACTGATAACTACTTCGATGAATGTATAGTTCAGACAAAGTTGGG ATACGTACAGCCAGATACAAGCAGCAACGATCTATGGACGCGGCAGGCCACTCTGCGCACAGCAAATGGAGGAAGCCATCAAGCTAAGCAGGCTTGGACGGTAAGCGGTTCTGTAGCGACACCTAACGGTGTGTTAGGAAGACTTGGTGGGCCAAGCGTCCAGAGCACTCCCCTTGGACGAAGCATTTTCAACCAAAACAACGTAGTTACACCGATAGGCACAATGGCGACTGGGGACGTTGGAAAGAAGAGAGAACCGCAAATTCTGGAGGAAAGCGTTGAAGATGTGCAAAAAGATGAGCCTTCGCCACAGGTAGATAAGAAAATAGAGGATCCAATTAGTCCGCTAAAGATAGAAATGAATGGAGAAAGTCCGAATCAAATGACTGTCCAAGTAGCAGCTTAG